The DNA segment AACATCTTCTGGTTTTGCACCTTCAGCTAAGGCTGTAACTAAATCTTGAATACCAAAGACAATACAATAACTATTCATTTTTATTTTTCTCCAATCACCTTTTGCTGCCAACTCTCCTAACTCTTGTAGAGAAACCCCCAACCTTCTTGCAGTTATCTCAAAGAATCTACCACTTGCACCAGCACAGATTCCCCCCATAGTGAAACCATCAGGAATAGCATCATATAATGAGATAGCCTTATTATCCATCCCTCCAATGTCTATAACAGTTGCCTCCCCTTCCTGCTTATCCGCCAAATATGCCGCTCCTTTTGAGTTAACAGTTAATTCTTCTTGTATTAAATCAGCATTAAAGTATTTTCCAACTGTGTATCTCCCATATCCAGTTGTTCCAATAGTTTCTACTTGATCTAATGATATTCCCGCCTCTTTTAATGCATTATCAACTGCCTCTTTTGCAGAGCCAATTACATCCTTAGTATATAGCCAACCAGTCCCTGCAACATCGTCATCTATCATAACAACTGCCTTTGTAGTTGTAGAACCACTATCTATTCCTAAACTTATGCCTTCCTGTTTCTTTCTTGCTAATAAAGATTTTCTTTCAACGATTGTAGTTAATGCTTCCATTCTTGTTAATAACTCAGAAGCCTTAGTTCTTTCAGTAAAAGAATACATAACTACTGGTAAATTGGTATTCTGCTGAATAAGTTTTCTAACTTCATTTCTAACCAATGCACCTTCTGCACATCTAAAACATGTTGCTATAAACACTGCCTCAGCATCTGTATTTCCTTCAATAATTGACATTGCCCTTGCAAACATTAGTTTTAAATTTGCAGATCCTACCTTAAAACCTAATCTTTCTTCAACTTCATCAATATACGATAAATCGACTTCTGGAAAAACTAACTCTCCTCCAACACTATTAGCCGCTTTTTCTATTTCACGATAAACTCCGCTCCATTCTGCACCGCATGTTAATAATGCAATCTTTATCATACTTTACACCTTATATTTATATGGAAAATTTTTTATCAATTTTAGCATATCACTTTCTGATATATATTCCTTTGTGCCTATAATCAAACTTTGTCTTTCCAATATTTTACCAAACAATATTATAGGACATCTATTTTTTACAGCAATATCAACTACTTTTTTATATTCTTCCTCTGGAACTGCTAATATATAAGCTCCCAAGTATCTTGTAGCTCTTGGATATGGGAGAGAATATATATTAGCCCCTTTCTTTGATTTAATTAACATTTCCAATAAATTCCCTAACCATCCTCCTCTTGAAGCATCCTTACATGCATTTATTTTAATATTTTCATTTAAAATTTCTAAGTATGTGTCAAATTTTTTCTTTGCTTTATAAATTCTCTCTCCTACATCTCCTTCCACAGGATCTCCAAGCATAACTAACAAATCTCCCTCTTTTGCTCCACTGTCTCTTATTATTAAATCATCTTTAATTAATTCTCCAAAGACTGCCACTGAAATGCAAGATTTTAGTTCTTCAATTGTCTGAGTATTTCCTCCAATTATTGGAATCTCTAAACCTATACTCTGCTTTCTTAACCCATTAACAGCATATTTTATCTCATCTTCATTTTTTGCTTGAATAGCATTTAATGCAAATTTTGGCTTAGCCCCCATTGCCACTACATCACATGCTGTATGAATTAATGCTGTTTTACTACCTAATTTTAGAGGATATGGACCTTCCATATTTAAAACAAAATTATTTACTACTATAGCGTCATCTCCTGCTTTAATACCACATTTTAAATTTTCAACTAAGTCATCAAAGTGCCAAAAGGCTTTTCTTGGATAATTTGTTTCTAATATGTGATTTATAGCAATCTTTAACTCATATTCTAAATTTTCCATAATCACACCAAATATTTTATTATTCATTTCTTAACGCCTTTATTGGGTCTAAATTTGCCGCTTTATATGCAGGATATAAGGCAGAGATTAAAGAAGTTAAAATTCCAAATATAACTCCAATTATCATATAAACTATTGCATAATAAGATAGTGATGTTTTTAAAAGATAATGAACAATTAAATAACCAAAGAATAAACTCAAAAATGCTCCTATTAAAGAACCAATAATCCCCAAAATTAATGCCTCATATAAAAATAATAATATAATGTCTCTTTTTGAAGCTCCCAAACTTCTCATCACTCCGATTTCTTTTGTTCTTTCAACAACACTCATTAACATAACGTTTCCAATTCCAATTCCAGCAACTAATAGAGAAATAGCCCCTATACCCATTAAAAAGTAAGAAACTTTATTTATAACATCATTAATCTTATTAATTATTAAATTTAAAGATAAAATGATATATTTTTTCTCTTTTCTATTTAGGATTTTTTCAGTTTCATTTTTGATTTTATTTATATCATTTATATTTTTGACATATAAAATAACTCTTGAATAATTCTCATTTCCATAAAATCTTTTATATGTTTTTGCAGTTA comes from the Methanocaldococcus sp. genome and includes:
- a CDS encoding methanogenesis marker 15 protein, coding for MIKIALLTCGAEWSGVYREIEKAANSVGGELVFPEVDLSYIDEVEERLGFKVGSANLKLMFARAMSIIEGNTDAEAVFIATCFRCAEGALVRNEVRKLIQQNTNLPVVMYSFTERTKASELLTRMEALTTIVERKSLLARKKQEGISLGIDSGSTTTKAVVMIDDDVAGTGWLYTKDVIGSAKEAVDNALKEAGISLDQVETIGTTGYGRYTVGKYFNADLIQEELTVNSKGAAYLADKQEGEATVIDIGGMDNKAISLYDAIPDGFTMGGICAGASGRFFEITARRLGVSLQELGELAAKGDWRKIKMNSYCIVFGIQDLVTALAEGAKPEDVAAAAAHSVAEQVFEQQLQEVDVRDPVILVGGSSLLKGLVLAMEEVLGRKIIVPRYSQLIGAVGAALLASGFRYKKIKS
- a CDS encoding AIR synthase related protein, yielding MENLEYELKIAINHILETNYPRKAFWHFDDLVENLKCGIKAGDDAIVVNNFVLNMEGPYPLKLGSKTALIHTACDVVAMGAKPKFALNAIQAKNEDEIKYAVNGLRKQSIGLEIPIIGGNTQTIEELKSCISVAVFGELIKDDLIIRDSGAKEGDLLVMLGDPVEGDVGERIYKAKKKFDTYLEILNENIKINACKDASRGGWLGNLLEMLIKSKKGANIYSLPYPRATRYLGAYILAVPEEEYKKVVDIAVKNRCPIILFGKILERQSLIIGTKEYISESDMLKLIKNFPYKYKV
- a CDS encoding FtsX-like permease family protein is translated as MYFEMAKRNLKRHFLRSILALLGIIIGVAAISSLGILGGGLKQGIMENLGSISNYIIIFPNYQNGYTSIDKKDIDRLRILNCKIIPIYATSDYVYIKGKNKRAYANIFGIDKNDIKYLNLGVKVSDTSVAVDTFFSKVNGVSIGNQLEIKNISLRINGIYNSTFLFPDNSLILTAKTYKRFYGNENYSRVILYVKNINDINKIKNETEKILNRKEKKYIILSLNLIINKINDVINKVSYFLMGIGAISLLVAGIGIGNVMLMSVVERTKEIGVMRSLGASKRDIILLFLYEALILGIIGSLIGAFLSLFFGYLIVHYLLKTSLSYYAIVYMIIGVIFGILTSLISALYPAYKAANLDPIKALRNE